The Arthrobacter alpinus genome contains a region encoding:
- a CDS encoding alternate-type signal peptide domain-containing protein: MASMPNHDQIIVVTENKRRKGLIWAAAGAVVLVAGGSTFALWSAQDTFSGGTITAGDLNITQLAETSFWDVSNDRKDAVDTVGASDGSQLGHLVDDVNTWRIAPGDKLAASFEATATLDGDNLVARLGVDGLDQVTSAISGISYSYEVYYGDQLLVSETALPADADAPLLYLSAPGTGQDAGLEDASNGILGDTATVVTGVAAQSAVFGMPKTTADLNVVIYASFYNDANGDFRYQATDGTVSDRTDVKLADTLADLTVSLEQVRDTGVQFN; the protein is encoded by the coding sequence ATGGCTTCCATGCCTAACCACGATCAGATCATTGTTGTGACTGAGAACAAGCGCCGCAAGGGCCTCATTTGGGCGGCTGCGGGTGCCGTCGTGTTGGTTGCCGGCGGATCAACATTCGCTTTGTGGTCAGCTCAGGACACTTTCTCTGGCGGAACGATCACCGCCGGTGACTTGAACATTACCCAGCTTGCCGAGACCTCATTCTGGGATGTGTCCAATGACCGCAAAGATGCGGTGGACACTGTCGGTGCCAGTGACGGATCGCAGCTGGGCCACTTGGTCGATGATGTCAATACCTGGCGCATTGCCCCCGGTGACAAGCTGGCAGCATCCTTCGAGGCCACGGCCACCCTTGACGGCGACAACCTCGTGGCACGCCTGGGAGTAGACGGCCTAGATCAAGTCACTTCCGCTATTTCTGGCATCAGCTACAGCTACGAGGTCTACTACGGCGATCAACTACTGGTGAGTGAGACAGCCCTGCCGGCCGATGCTGACGCTCCATTGCTATACCTCTCAGCTCCTGGCACCGGCCAGGACGCAGGACTGGAAGACGCAAGCAACGGCATCCTCGGTGACACAGCCACGGTCGTCACTGGTGTTGCCGCGCAGAGCGCAGTCTTCGGCATGCCGAAGACAACGGCCGACCTCAACGTGGTCATCTACGCATCGTTCTACAACGACGCCAACGGTGACTTCCGCTACCAGGCTACCGATGGCACAGTCTCTGACCGGACGGACGTAAAGCTGGCCGACACACTGGCGGACCTCACCGTGTCCC